In the genome of Nonlabens sp. MB-3u-79, one region contains:
- a CDS encoding efflux RND transporter periplasmic adaptor subunit, which translates to MKNIYIISSILIALLATSCGDKKASTIENLTEAIPVTVQAVTDNTNSSFLAVSGKVQAANSAQLSTRMMGYVNSVAANVGDQVNEGQLLISINNTDLQAQRAQINAGITEATVAFNNAQKDYNRFKNLFAENSASQKELDDMTANFNMAKARLESAKQMKNEINAQLAYTNITAPFSGVITSKNVKKGDMANPGQPLISIEAPGNFEVMALVPESEISQIISGTKVNVMISSIDKTLAGSVKEVSTSAQQTGGQYLVKIALDKTEVPVLSGMFATVNFPVERKATNNSMLIPTSALVTNGQLSGVYTVSESNTALLRWLRLGRNVGDQVEVLSGLNVEESFILTANGKLFNGAKVSIQ; encoded by the coding sequence ATGAAAAACATATATATCATAAGCAGCATACTTATTGCTTTACTCGCCACAAGTTGTGGTGACAAAAAGGCTTCCACTATAGAAAACCTTACGGAAGCAATTCCTGTCACAGTGCAAGCTGTTACCGATAACACCAACAGTTCTTTTCTAGCAGTAAGCGGTAAAGTACAAGCTGCAAACAGCGCACAATTAAGCACACGTATGATGGGTTATGTCAACAGCGTTGCTGCAAATGTTGGTGATCAAGTGAATGAAGGACAATTATTGATTTCCATCAACAATACCGATTTACAGGCCCAAAGAGCCCAAATAAATGCGGGTATCACAGAAGCTACCGTCGCCTTTAACAATGCTCAAAAAGACTACAATCGTTTTAAAAACTTGTTTGCTGAGAATAGCGCATCACAAAAGGAACTGGATGATATGACGGCCAATTTTAATATGGCAAAAGCACGATTAGAAAGTGCAAAGCAAATGAAAAATGAAATCAATGCACAACTTGCTTATACCAATATAACTGCACCATTTAGCGGTGTTATTACCAGTAAGAATGTGAAGAAAGGCGATATGGCAAATCCAGGACAGCCGCTTATTTCCATAGAAGCTCCGGGCAATTTTGAAGTGATGGCACTAGTTCCAGAAAGCGAAATATCGCAAATCATATCAGGCACTAAAGTGAATGTGATGATCAGCTCTATCGATAAAACACTTGCTGGTAGCGTGAAAGAAGTAAGCACTTCTGCCCAGCAAACCGGCGGTCAGTACTTAGTGAAAATTGCCTTAGACAAAACAGAGGTGCCAGTACTATCAGGAATGTTTGCTACAGTAAATTTCCCTGTAGAGAGAAAGGCCACCAACAACAGTATGTTGATCCCTACATCTGCACTGGTCACCAACGGGCAGCTCTCTGGCGTTTACACCGTAAGCGAGAGCAATACAGCCTTGTTAAGATGGTTGCGATTGGGTAGAAATGTAGGTGATCAGGTAGAGGTGCTATCTGGACTCAATGTAGAGGAGAGCTTTATTCTCACTGCAAACGGCAAACTTTTCAACGGGGCAAAAGTGTCCATTCAATAA
- a CDS encoding TolC family protein: MKKIIVFIIVSIATVSQVFAQQTVLISKEEVAIKVTKNNSSIKISQQEFMEAKADFNQTKAVFLPNITASHTGILTTNPLMAFGSKLNQGVLTQNDFNPDLLNNPDRVQNFATVLEVQQPLINLDGLYQRKAARASMEAMSLKRQRTEEYFSFEVEKAYMQLQLAYKGVAVLEKAEEAARANLKLAQDRFKQGYLQRADVLNVEVRVTEVQNQLQTAQSNVQNASNYLSFLMNDESYVVYQPSDSLAVQTIRVKENDFSENRSDIRAMQLATNAYEAANKADKMAFLPRLNAFGSYELYDDNLFQASTNGYVVGAQLSWDLFKGSQRIGQAQKSKATLEKSKLEYERYISQSKLELNKALRMLTDAGNRLKLSELALEQSQESLRIRTNRFKEGLEKTSDLLGAETQFAQKQMEYYQTIFEFNYAQAYLNFLTKTT, encoded by the coding sequence ATGAAGAAAATTATAGTTTTTATAATAGTCAGTATTGCGACTGTATCACAAGTGTTTGCACAACAAACGGTCTTGATTTCTAAAGAAGAAGTTGCTATAAAGGTCACTAAAAACAACAGCTCTATTAAAATTTCGCAACAGGAATTTATGGAGGCAAAAGCTGATTTCAATCAGACCAAGGCGGTGTTTTTACCCAATATAACTGCCAGCCATACCGGAATTTTAACAACCAATCCATTGATGGCATTTGGATCTAAACTGAATCAAGGGGTTTTAACCCAAAATGATTTTAATCCAGACTTGTTAAACAATCCAGACCGCGTTCAAAACTTTGCTACGGTATTAGAGGTGCAGCAGCCATTGATCAACTTAGACGGCTTGTATCAGCGCAAAGCAGCTCGAGCTTCTATGGAAGCCATGTCATTAAAAAGACAACGTACGGAGGAATACTTCTCTTTTGAAGTCGAAAAAGCATATATGCAATTGCAATTGGCTTATAAAGGAGTCGCAGTCTTAGAAAAAGCAGAAGAAGCTGCCAGAGCAAATTTAAAACTTGCTCAAGACAGATTTAAGCAAGGTTATTTACAACGTGCTGATGTACTTAACGTCGAGGTGCGTGTTACAGAAGTTCAAAACCAGCTACAAACCGCGCAAAGCAATGTTCAAAACGCTTCTAACTACTTATCCTTTTTAATGAATGATGAAAGTTATGTCGTATATCAACCTAGCGATAGTCTCGCTGTGCAAACCATTAGGGTTAAAGAAAATGACTTCTCAGAAAACAGATCAGATATCAGAGCAATGCAGCTGGCTACCAATGCTTACGAGGCTGCAAACAAAGCAGATAAAATGGCTTTTCTACCTAGATTGAACGCCTTTGGATCTTACGAATTATATGATGACAACCTCTTTCAAGCTAGTACCAATGGCTATGTGGTTGGGGCACAATTGAGTTGGGATCTTTTTAAAGGATCTCAACGCATAGGTCAAGCCCAAAAAAGTAAAGCCACACTAGAGAAATCAAAGCTGGAATATGAGCGATATATATCACAAAGCAAACTCGAGCTCAACAAAGCACTGCGCATGCTTACCGATGCCGGTAACAGATTAAAACTATCTGAACTCGCTTTAGAACAGTCTCAGGAATCATTGCGCATACGTACCAATCGATTTAAAGAAGGTCTTGAAAAAACTTCAGACTTATTAGGTGCCGAAACACAATTTGCTCAAAAACAGATGGAATACTATCAAACCATTTTTGAGTTCAATTATGCACAAGCCTACCTCAACTTTTTGACTAAAACAACATAA
- a CDS encoding metal-dependent hydrolase — MDSLTQIVLGAAVGEAVLGKKIGNKAMLYGAIAGTIPDLDVAASYFTDTVTALSIHRGFTHSIVFSVLFAPILGWLVSRYETYKDFKGWSWLFFWAFVTHPILDAHTTWGTQLFWPFDLRLAFKTIFVIDPLYTLPFLVFLILTLRQKRSSKKRSFYNRIGLLVSSLYLLTTFFLKASAFSQFEAALKNQHIDYLKIDTRPAPLNTVLWSANVETEKAFLLGNYSFFDTQPITFESYPKNHELLGGLIENESVQRMIAITENWYTITKKNDQLYFNDLRFGTLSMAPKSQNFVFQYKIEVDPTGNINFTEVEKDTSDGKKLLADLWNRVKGN; from the coding sequence ATGGATTCACTTACTCAAATAGTATTAGGGGCAGCTGTTGGTGAAGCTGTTTTAGGAAAAAAAATAGGGAACAAAGCGATGCTCTATGGAGCTATTGCTGGAACTATACCGGACTTAGATGTAGCGGCTTCCTACTTTACAGATACGGTAACCGCTCTTTCCATACACCGCGGATTCACACATTCTATTGTGTTTTCGGTACTTTTTGCACCCATTCTAGGTTGGTTGGTTTCTCGTTATGAGACCTATAAAGATTTTAAAGGTTGGTCGTGGTTGTTTTTTTGGGCATTTGTAACTCATCCCATATTAGATGCACATACCACTTGGGGAACACAATTGTTTTGGCCATTTGATTTGAGGCTGGCTTTTAAGACCATATTTGTTATCGATCCGCTGTATACACTCCCGTTTCTAGTGTTTTTAATATTGACGTTAAGACAAAAACGAAGCTCTAAAAAAAGATCTTTTTATAATAGAATCGGGCTCTTAGTTAGTTCTTTGTATTTACTCACTACCTTCTTTTTAAAAGCCAGTGCTTTTTCCCAATTCGAAGCTGCTTTAAAAAACCAACATATTGATTACTTAAAAATAGACACCAGACCAGCTCCATTAAATACGGTACTATGGAGCGCCAATGTAGAAACAGAAAAAGCTTTCTTATTGGGTAATTATTCTTTTTTTGACACCCAACCCATCACTTTTGAAAGTTATCCTAAGAACCATGAGCTACTAGGGGGCCTCATTGAAAATGAATCTGTACAGCGCATGATTGCTATTACAGAGAATTGGTATACGATCACCAAAAAGAATGACCAGCTTTATTTTAACGATTTGCGATTTGGAACTTTAAGTATGGCACCAAAATCACAAAACTTTGTATTTCAATACAAAATAGAGGTTGATCCTACTGGAAACATCAACTTTACGGAGGTAGAAAAAGACACCAGTGACGGTAAAAAGTTGCTAGCTGACTTGTGGAATAGGGTAAAGGGGAACTAG
- a CDS encoding DUF202 domain-containing protein: MEKSDLSLTDKLAIDRTNLANERTFLAYFRTFIVFISSGFAIIELDILTDIRWVGFILISIAPLLFLIGLLRFFYVKKGIKKYY, translated from the coding sequence ATGGAAAAGTCAGACCTATCTCTTACAGATAAATTAGCTATTGACAGAACAAATCTAGCTAATGAACGCACATTTTTAGCCTATTTCAGAACATTCATCGTATTCATAAGTTCTGGTTTTGCCATAATCGAACTAGATATTTTAACAGATATCAGATGGGTAGGTTTTATACTGATCAGTATAGCTCCGCTCCTATTTTTAATAGGCTTGCTCAGGTTTTTTTATGTAAAAAAAGGAATTAAGAAATATTATTAA
- a CDS encoding rhodanese-like domain-containing protein — MPLTKTLLILSFLSSLFGATAQDNTAIKILSATEFKQAISKDSVQLLDVRTAPEFQSGHIKGAVNIDFLKSKLFIEGIHKLDKEMPVYLYCRSGSRSNKAAKQLISLGFQEIYDLKGGYLGWN; from the coding sequence ATGCCCCTAACTAAAACACTACTAATATTGTCTTTTTTAAGCAGCCTTTTTGGTGCAACAGCTCAAGATAACACTGCTATTAAGATACTTTCTGCCACCGAATTTAAACAAGCTATTTCTAAGGACAGTGTTCAATTGCTAGATGTTAGAACCGCACCTGAATTTCAGAGCGGCCATATCAAAGGGGCTGTAAATATTGACTTTTTAAAATCTAAGCTTTTTATAGAAGGAATCCATAAACTGGACAAAGAAATGCCTGTATACCTGTACTGCCGTTCTGGAAGTCGCAGCAATAAAGCCGCAAAGCAACTCATAAGTCTTGGGTTCCAAGAAATCTATGATTTAAAAGGTGGGTACTTAGGCTGGAACTAA